In a single window of the Lynx canadensis isolate LIC74 chromosome E2, mLynCan4.pri.v2, whole genome shotgun sequence genome:
- the ZNF423 gene encoding zinc finger protein 423, which yields MIGDGCDLGLGEEEGGTGLPYPCQFCDKSFIRLSYLKRHEQIHSDKLPFKCTYCSRLFKHKRSRDRHIKLHTGDKKYHCHECEAAFSRSDHLKIHLKTHSSSKPFKCTVCKRGFSSTSSLQSHMQAHKKNKEHLAKSEKEAKKDDFMCDYCEDTFSQTEELEKHVLTRHPQLSEKADLQCIHCPEVFVDENALLAHIHQAHANQKHKCPMCPEQFSSVEGVYCHLDSHRQPDSSNHSVSPDPVLGSVASMSSATPDSSASVERGSTPDSTLKPLRGQKKMRDDGQGWSKVVYSCPYCSKRDFNSLAVLEIHLKTIHADKPQQSHTCQICLDSMPTLYNLNEHVRKLHKNHAYPVMQFGNISAFHCNYCPEMFADINSLQEHIRVSHCGPNVNPPDGNNAFFCNQCSMGFLTESSLTEHIQQAHCGVGSTKLESPVVQPAQSFMEVYSCPYCTNSPIFGSILKLTKHIKENHKNIPLAHSKKSKAEQSPVSSDVEVSSPKRQRLSASANSISNGEYPCNQCDLKFSNFESFQTHLKLHLELLLRKQACPQCKEDFDSQESLLQHLTVHYMTTSTHYVCESCDKQFSSVDDLQKHLLDMHTFVLYHCTLCQEVFDSKVSIQVHLAVKHSNEKKMYRCTACNWDFRKEADLQVHVKHSHLGNPAKAHKCIFCGETFSTEVELQCHITTHSKKYNCKFCSKAFHAIILLEKHLREKHCVFDAATENGTANGVPPAAGKKAEPADLQGMLLKNPEAPNSHEASEDDVDASEPMYGCDICGAAYTMEVLLQNHRLRDHNIRPGEDDGSRKKAEFIKGSHKCNVCSRTFFSENGLREHLQTHRGPAKHYMCPICGERFPSLLTLTEHKVTHSKSLDTGTCRICKMPLQSEEEFIEHCQMHPDLRNSLTGFRCVVCMQTVTSTLELKIHGTFHMQKLAGSSAASSPNGQGLQKLYKCALCLKEFRSKQDLVKLDVNGLPYGLCAGCMARSANGQVGGLAPPEPADRPCAGLRCPECSVKFESAEDLESHMQVDHRDLTPETSGPRKGAQTSPVPRKKTYQCIKCQMTFENEREIQIHVANHMIEEGINHECKLCNQMFDSPAKLLCHLIEHSFEGMGGTFKCPVCFTVFVQANKLQQHIFAVHGQEDKIYDCSQCPQKFFFQTELQNHTMSQHAQ from the exons ATGATCGGAGATGGGTGTGACCTTGGCTTGGGCGAGGAGGAAGGGGGCACAGGCCTGCCGTACCCTTGCCAGTTCTGCGACAAGTCCTTCATCCGCCTGAGCTACTTGAAGAGGCACGAGCAGATCCACAGCGACAAGCTGCCGTTCAAGTGCACCTACTGCAGCCGCCTCTTCAAGCACAAGAGGAGCCGCGACCGGCACATCAAGCTGCACACGGGCGACAAGAAGTACCACTGTCACGAGTGCGAGGCGGCCTTCTCCCGCAGCGACCACCTCAAGATCCACCTGAAGACCCACAGCTCCAGCAAGCCCTTCAAGTGCACCGTGTGCAAGCGCGGCTTCTCCTCCACCAGCTCGCTGCAGAGCCACATGCAGGCGCACAAGAAGAACAAGGAGCACCTGGCCAAGTCGGAGAAGGAGGCCAAGAAGGACGACTTCATGTGCGACTACTGCGAGGACACCTTCAGCCAGACCGAGGAGCTGGAGAAGCACGTGCTCACCCGCCACCCCCAGCTCTCCGAGAAGGCCGACCTGCAGTGCATCCACTGCCCCGAGGTCTTCGTCGACGAGAACGCGCTGCTCGCCCACATCCACCAAGCCCACGCCAACCAGAAACACAAGTGCCCCATGTGCCCCGAGCAGTTCTCCTCGGTGGAGGGCGTCTACTGCCACCTGGACAGCCACCGGCAGCCCGACTCCAGCAACCACAGCGTCAGCCCCGACCCCGTGCTGGGCAGCGTGGCCTCCATGAGCAGCGCCACGCCAGACTCCAGCGCCTCCGTGGAGCGCGGCTCCACCCCGGACTCCACCCTGAAGCCACTGAGGGGCCAGAAGAAGATGCGGGATGACGGGCAGGGCTGGTCCAAGGTGGTCTACAGCTGCCCCTACTGCTCCAAGCGGGACTTTAACAGCCTGGCCGTGCTGGAGATCCACCTGAAGACCATCCACGCGGACAAGCCCCAGCAGAGCCACACGTGCCAGATCTGCCTGGACTCCATGCCCACCCTGTACAACCTCAACGAGCACGTCCGCAAGCTGCACAAGAACCACGCCTACCCCGTGATGCAGTTTGGCAACATCTCCGCCTTCCACTGCAACTATTGCCCCGAGATGTTCGCCGACATCAACAGCCTGCAGGAGCACATCCGCGTCTCCCACTGCGGCCCCAACGTCAACCCGCCTGATGGCAATAACGCCTTCTTCTGCAACCAGTGCTCCATGGGCTTCCTTACCGAGTCCTCCCTCACGGAGCACATCCAGCAGGCCCACTGCGGTGTCGGCAGCACCAAGCTGGAGTCCCCGGTCGTGCAGCCCGCGCAGTCCTTCATGGAGGTCTACTCCTGTCCCTACTGCACGAACTCGCCCATCTTCGGCTCTATCCTGAAGCTCACCAAGCACATCAAGGAGAACCACAAGAACATCCCGCTCGCCCACAGCAAGAAGTCCAAGGCGGAGCAGAGCCCGGTCTCGTCTGACGTGGAGGTGTCTTCCCCGAAGCGGCAGCGGCTCTCGGCCAGCGCCAACTCCATCTCCAACGGCGAGTATCCCTGCAATCAGTGCGACCTCAAGTTCTCCAACTTCGAGAGCTTCCAGACCCACCTGAAGCTGCACCTGGAGCTGTTGCTGCGGAAGCAGGCGTGCCCACAGTGCAAAGAGGACTTTGACTCCCAGGAGTCCCTCCTGCAGCACCTGACGGTGCACTACATGACCACGTCGACCCACTACGTGTGCGAGAGCTGCGACAAGCAGTTCTCCTCTGTGGACGACCTGCAGAAACACCTGCTGGACATGCACACGTTCGTGCTGTACCACTGCACCCTGTGCCAGGAGGTCTTCGACTCCAAGGTGTCCATCCAGGTGCACCTGGCGGTGAAGCACAGCAACGAGAAGAAGATGTACCGCTGCACGGCCTGCAACTGGGACTTCCGCAAGGAGGCCGACCTGCAGGTGCACGTCAAACACAGCCACCTGGGCAACCCGGCCAAGGCGCACAAGTGCATCTTCTGCGGGGAGACCTTCAGCACCGAGGTGGAGCTGCAGTGCCACATCACCACGCACAGCAAGAAATACAACTGCAAGTTCTGCAGCAAGGCCTTCCACGCCATCATCCTGCTGGAGAAGCACCTGCGGGAGAAGCACTGTGTGTTCGATGCCGCCACCGAGAACGGCACGGCCAACGGGGTGCCCCCCGCTGCCGGCAAGAAGGCCGAGCCGGCCGACCTGCAGGGCATGCTGCTGAAGAACCCCGAGGCGCCCAACAGTCACGAGGCCAGCGAGGACGACGTGGATGCGTCGGAGCCCATGTACGGCTGCGACATCTGCGGGGCGGCCTACACCATGGAGGTGCTGCTGCAGAACCACCGGCTGCGGGACCACAACATCCGGCCCGGGGAGGACGACGGCTCGCGCAAGAAGGCTGAGTTCATCAAGGGCAGCCACAAGTGCAACGTGTGCTCGCGGACTTTCTTCTCGGAGAACGGGCTCCGGGAGCACCTGCAGACGCACCGGGGCCCCGCCAAGCACTACATGTGCCCCATCTGCGGTGAGCGCTTCCCCTCCCTGCTGACGCTCACCGAGCACAAGGTGACCCACAGCAAGAGCCTGGACACGGGCACCTGTCGCATCTGCAAGATGCCGCTGCAGAGTGAGGAGGAGTTTATCGAGCACTGTCAGATGCACCCCGACCTGCGCAACTCGCTCACGGGCTTCCGCTGCGTGGTGTGCATGCAGACGGTCACCTCCACGCTGGAGCTCAAGATCCACGGCACCTTCCACATGCAGAAGCTGGCGGGCAGCTCGGCTGCGTCCTCCCCCAACGGCCAGGGGCTGCAGAAGCTCTACAAGTGTGCCCTGTGCCTCAAGGAGTTCCGCAGCAAGCAGGACCTGGTGAAGCTTGACGTCAACGGGCTCCCCTACGGCCTCTGTGCCGGCTGCATGGCCCGTAGCGCCAACGGACAGGTGGGCGGCCTGGCCCCGCCCGAGCCCGCCGACCGGCCCTGCGCCGGCCTCCGCTGTCCCGAGTGCAGCGTCAAGTTCGAGAGTGCCGAGGACCTGGAGAGCCACATGCAGGTGGACCACCGTGACCTCACGCCAGAGACCAGTGGGCCCCGGAAAGGCGCCCAGACGTCGCCAGTGCCCCGG aaaaagacatacCAGTGCATCAAGTGCCAGATGACctttgagaacgagagagagatCCAAATCCATGTTGCCAACCACATGATTG